One stretch of Lysobacter sp. KIS68-7 DNA includes these proteins:
- a CDS encoding TIM-barrel domain-containing protein: MPPHVESVAPGILRIPPHAISATASWAARPVSEALPASDLRSGGNDPACAMDFLVGADASPKAFGLPAVPWVTAKTSGQQLRIGLQPGDRIFGLGDKAGPMERRGRVFELWNTDAYAWDAARDPLYKSIPFLLVVRQGRAFGVFVDATQRMIVDVGKRDPGALTFEVTEGAIDWYLIDGPTPREVLQRYTALTGRTPLPPKWALGFQQSRYTYLPEARVREVAATLRAHRIPADAIWLDIGFQDANKPFTIDRKAFPDFEGMISDLRKDGFHTVLITDLHIAKQPGYAPYESGKAIDAFVKRNGEDYVGKVWPGDSVFPDFSRAQVRDWWGGLYTDFVRMGAAGFWNDMNEPSVFDGPGGTMPDDVVHRLDDGTTRTHRAMHNVYGMLNAQATFEGLVKLRPGERPFVLTRAAYAGTQRYAATWTGDNTADWAHLAQGVPNILSLGLSGMALAGDDVGGFIGSPPPDLLTRWFQLGAWQPIFRNHAATDTRDHEAWVDGPEHEALRRTAIEQRYRLMPYLYTLAEENARTGAPITRPVWFEFPKAAGSDREFLFGRDLFVAPVVSERLDAHVVQLPPGTWYGLRDGKRYTDTVTFNPAPRDVPVFVHAGAIVPMQPLVQHTGETPQGPLEVHVWVPEAGGDCSGTLYDDDGHSFAFRSGAYLRIRFACEVRKGTTLVSATAEHTGFSPWWKSIDVIEHRADGTTRTQHIEGARTDWRATLR; encoded by the coding sequence ATGCCGCCGCACGTGGAGTCGGTGGCGCCGGGCATCCTCCGGATTCCGCCCCACGCGATCTCGGCAACGGCGTCGTGGGCGGCGCGACCGGTGTCGGAAGCCCTGCCTGCATCGGACCTCCGCTCGGGCGGCAACGATCCTGCGTGCGCCATGGACTTCCTTGTCGGTGCGGACGCCTCTCCCAAGGCATTCGGCCTTCCGGCAGTGCCGTGGGTGACCGCGAAGACCTCGGGGCAGCAATTGCGCATCGGGCTGCAGCCCGGCGACCGCATCTTTGGCCTGGGCGACAAGGCGGGCCCGATGGAGCGTCGCGGTCGGGTCTTCGAACTCTGGAACACCGATGCCTACGCCTGGGATGCCGCGCGGGACCCCTTGTACAAGTCGATTCCGTTCCTGCTCGTCGTGCGCCAGGGGCGCGCATTCGGCGTGTTCGTCGATGCCACGCAGCGCATGATCGTCGATGTCGGCAAGCGCGACCCGGGCGCGCTCACGTTCGAGGTCACGGAAGGCGCGATCGACTGGTACTTGATCGATGGCCCCACGCCGCGCGAAGTCCTGCAACGCTACACCGCACTCACCGGCCGCACGCCGTTGCCACCGAAGTGGGCGCTCGGCTTCCAGCAATCGCGCTACACCTATCTTCCCGAAGCCCGCGTCCGCGAAGTCGCCGCAACCCTGCGCGCGCATCGCATCCCCGCCGATGCGATCTGGCTCGACATCGGGTTCCAGGACGCGAACAAGCCCTTCACCATCGATCGCAAGGCCTTCCCGGATTTCGAAGGCATGATCTCCGACCTGCGCAAGGATGGCTTCCACACGGTGCTCATCACAGACCTGCATATCGCGAAGCAGCCGGGATACGCGCCCTACGAGAGCGGGAAGGCGATCGATGCCTTCGTGAAGCGCAACGGTGAGGACTACGTCGGCAAGGTGTGGCCGGGCGACAGCGTGTTCCCCGATTTCTCGCGTGCGCAGGTGCGCGATTGGTGGGGCGGGCTGTACACCGACTTCGTGCGCATGGGCGCGGCAGGCTTCTGGAACGACATGAACGAGCCGTCGGTGTTCGACGGTCCCGGCGGCACGATGCCGGACGACGTGGTGCATCGCCTCGACGACGGCACCACGCGCACGCACCGCGCGATGCACAACGTGTACGGCATGCTCAATGCGCAGGCGACGTTCGAAGGGCTGGTGAAGCTGCGCCCCGGCGAACGTCCCTTCGTGCTCACGCGCGCCGCTTATGCAGGCACGCAGCGCTACGCCGCGACCTGGACGGGCGACAACACCGCCGACTGGGCGCACCTCGCGCAGGGCGTGCCGAACATCCTGTCGCTGGGCCTGTCGGGGATGGCGCTCGCGGGCGACGACGTCGGTGGCTTCATCGGTTCGCCGCCGCCGGACCTGCTCACGCGCTGGTTCCAGCTCGGCGCGTGGCAGCCGATCTTCCGCAACCATGCGGCGACGGATACGCGCGACCACGAGGCCTGGGTCGACGGGCCGGAACACGAAGCGCTGCGCCGCACGGCGATCGAACAACGCTATCGCCTGATGCCCTACCTCTACACGCTGGCCGAAGAGAACGCGCGCACCGGTGCGCCGATCACGCGGCCGGTGTGGTTCGAATTCCCGAAGGCGGCGGGCAGCGATCGCGAGTTCCTGTTCGGTCGCGATCTGTTCGTGGCGCCCGTGGTGAGCGAACGGCTCGATGCGCATGTCGTGCAGTTACCGCCGGGCACGTGGTACGGCCTGCGCGATGGCAAGCGTTACACCGACACCGTGACGTTCAACCCCGCGCCGCGCGACGTGCCCGTGTTCGTCCACGCCGGCGCGATCGTGCCGATGCAACCGCTCGTGCAGCACACGGGCGAGACGCCGCAGGGGCCGCTCGAAGTGCACGTGTGGGTGCCGGAGGCGGGCGGCGATTGCAGCGGCACCTTGTACGACGACGATGGCCACAGCTTCGCGTTCCGCAGCGGCGCCTACCTGCGCATCCGCTTCGCGTGTGAAGTGCGCAAGGGCACTACCCTCGTGTCGGCCACGGCCGAACACACGGGCTTCTCGCCCTGGTGGAAGTCGATCGACGTCATCGAACACCGCGCCGACGGCACCACCCGCACGCAACACATCGAAGGCGCGCGTACGGACTGGCGCGCGACCCTCCGTTAG
- a CDS encoding AbgT family transporter has protein sequence MSSTTSDARPARSLTDRFLHIVEVGGNALPHPATLFALLTLCVVVGSWLAVQLGITAAHPATGEIIRPVDLLSREGVHRLLTGLVPNFTGFAPLGAVLVSLIGIGVAEHSGLIGAALRRLVFAAPTWALTPVVVFAGVMSNMASEIGYVLLIPLAGLMFQGAGRHPIVGMAAAFAGVSGGYSANLLLGSIDPLLSGLSQEAARVVDPAYTVNAAANWYFMMASTPLVVAIGTWVTQRFVAPRFASLPEAQADGAIAPPDAMERRGLRWALVATLALSGAIAWGLLPADGFLRNTASGGVLDSPFLQGIVAVIFAYGVVAGVAYGIGARTLRSDADIVRGMGQSMSTLGTYIVLVFFAAQFVACFQWTQLGLILAVKLAGLLQALHLPAIPLFIGLVAITAVANLFIGSASAKWALMAPIFVPMFMLLGYSPELVQAGYRIGDSVTNIVSPMMSYFALIIAFFQRYEPRAGLGTLVSTMLPYSIAFAIGWSVLFAIWIALGLPIGPGAPLSYPG, from the coding sequence ATGTCCTCGACCACTTCCGACGCGCGGCCCGCGCGTTCGCTGACCGATCGTTTCCTCCACATCGTCGAAGTTGGCGGCAACGCGCTGCCGCATCCGGCGACCTTGTTCGCGTTGCTGACGCTGTGCGTTGTCGTCGGGTCGTGGCTCGCGGTACAGCTCGGTATCACCGCCGCGCATCCGGCCACCGGCGAGATCATCCGCCCCGTCGACCTGCTGTCGCGCGAAGGCGTGCATCGCCTGCTCACCGGCCTCGTGCCCAATTTCACCGGCTTCGCACCGCTCGGTGCGGTGCTGGTCTCGCTGATCGGCATCGGCGTGGCGGAGCACTCCGGATTGATCGGTGCGGCCTTGCGGCGCTTGGTGTTCGCCGCGCCGACCTGGGCGTTGACGCCGGTCGTCGTGTTCGCCGGCGTGATGTCGAACATGGCCAGCGAAATCGGCTATGTGCTGCTGATCCCGCTCGCGGGGCTGATGTTTCAGGGCGCGGGGCGGCATCCCATTGTCGGCATGGCGGCGGCGTTCGCGGGCGTGTCGGGCGGTTATTCGGCGAACCTGTTGCTCGGCTCGATCGATCCGTTGCTGTCGGGCTTGTCGCAGGAAGCGGCGCGCGTGGTCGATCCCGCCTACACGGTCAATGCGGCGGCCAACTGGTATTTCATGATGGCGTCGACGCCGCTGGTCGTCGCCATCGGCACCTGGGTCACGCAACGTTTCGTCGCACCGCGCTTCGCGTCCTTGCCGGAGGCGCAGGCCGACGGGGCCATCGCGCCGCCCGATGCGATGGAACGTCGCGGCCTGCGCTGGGCGCTCGTGGCGACGCTCGCACTGAGTGGCGCGATCGCATGGGGCCTGCTGCCGGCCGATGGTTTCCTGCGCAACACCGCCAGCGGCGGCGTGCTGGACTCGCCCTTCCTGCAAGGCATCGTCGCGGTGATCTTCGCCTACGGCGTGGTGGCGGGCGTCGCCTACGGCATCGGCGCACGCACGCTGCGCAGCGACGCGGACATCGTGCGCGGCATGGGCCAGAGCATGTCGACGCTCGGCACCTACATCGTGCTGGTGTTCTTCGCCGCGCAGTTCGTCGCCTGCTTCCAATGGACGCAACTCGGGCTGATCCTCGCGGTGAAACTCGCGGGCCTGCTGCAGGCGCTGCACCTGCCTGCGATTCCCTTGTTCATCGGCCTGGTGGCGATCACGGCGGTGGCGAACCTGTTCATCGGCTCGGCCTCGGCGAAGTGGGCGCTGATGGCGCCGATCTTCGTGCCGATGTTCATGCTGCTCGGCTACTCGCCGGAGCTGGTGCAGGCGGGCTATCGCATCGGCGATTCGGTGACCAACATCGTCTCGCCGATGATGAGCTACTTCGCGCTGATCATCGCGTTCTTCCAACGTTACGAGCCGCGTGCGGGGCTCGGCACGCTGGTCTCGACGATGCTGCCGTATTCCATCGCCTTCGCGATCGGCTGGTCGGTGCTGTTCGCGATCTGGATCGCACTCGGGCTCCCGATCGGGCCGGGAGCGCCGTTGTCGTATCCGGGCTAA